tcctcacttcctgttcttctgtctgcaactccacacagtaatgcgaggctttcctcccgggtgtggagtgtcgtgctcgccccctcccttaaactacaggagagtcaggacactttctacattgcagatagagaaatgagctgttagtgggtgtcctgactctcctgttgtccaagggaggggggccaagcacgacactccacaccatggagaaagccttgcattactgtgtggagttacagacagaagaacaggtagtgaggatttctcagaagaaataaggacatttaaaagcaaaatggaaggatgaggtaagtgaaggaggactgcactaaggtaaaggaagccatttagggaaaaaaaaaaaaaaaaaatattgtacctttacaacccctttaatggatagaatccattaagataaaacaatctgcctttacaactcctttacgtAAAGCAAGCAGCACTGCAGAAAACCTTGAGCAGAATtttctccaaaaaataaaaaggttcatATTTCAGTCCTTCTCTTGCTCTTTATCCAattaaggccgcattcacacctgagcgtagcgttttcggtcgttttttttctggcgttttgttgCGCGTATTAACACGTATTCGCGCATTTGCATACAGCagtgtccgacgtttttgaactttgtcgttttttattttagccaataggaaaaatgctcatctcatcatttgttgctatgtttgtagatttttttttatcttcttcctgggtgaatgttcCATTTCACAAAGccgattaaagcgacaaaacgcccgtagaaacgctcatTGTCGCGCTAGATGCTTAAATCAAGCGTTTTCATTAGTTTCAATGGGAATAAAAACGTTAAAAAccgcccaaatcagcccgattcgcccttgagcttcaggcgttcggcttcaggcgttttggagtggagatgtgtaccatctccatagagaataatgcattttttcccctctagtgtttaaggctgcattcacacctgagcgttttgtcgcctgaagcgcgtagaggggaaaaaatacattataccctatggagatggttcacatctgcacgccgatacgcctgacgccgaacgactgaagctcaaacaagttccggacccttttttgtcgggcgtatcgggcgtatttgagcgtttccatttcccatagaaagtaatggaaacgctcgattcaagcgactagcgcgacaacgagcgtttgctacgggcgtttcgtcgctttaatcaatagaacttgtcacccaggcagaagattaaaaaaatctagcaacatagcaacaagtgatgaaaagatgataacattttttcctttagccaataggaaaacttgaagtacaaaaacgtcagacaacgctgtatgcaaatgcgCAAATAAAGCATGAATACAAAACACCGGGgacaaaaacgccaaaaaaaaacgaccgacCAATGCGTGAAGGTGTGAATGAagctgagcgtcggtcgttctgcagtttttttgggctttttttccggcgttttgtcgcgcgtttgcatacagcgttgtccgacgttttttattttagccaataggaaaaatgatcatcttttcatcacttgttgctatgttggtagatttgttttatcttccgcctgggtgaaaagttctattgattaaagcgacaaaatgcccgtagcaaacgctcgttgtcgcgcaagcCGCTTAAATCGaacgtttccattactttttatgggaaatggaaacgctcaaatacgcccaaaccgcccgatacgcgcgacaaaaaagggtccggaacttgtttgagcttcaggcattcggcgtgcagatgtgaaccatctccatagggtataatgttatttttcccctccagcgtattgtagcgtcgcacttcaggcgacaaaacgcctaggtgtgaatgcagcctaacacccGGTTctcactggggcgactcgtcaggcgacgcagccgcctgacaagtcgcgtcacattctagtgaatagaaccgttctaatagtagcgacgcaagtcgctccgacttagaaaaaggttcttgtacgacttcgggggcaacctgcattgacttctatacagaagtcattttgcaagtcgccttcgatgtcgtcttcatgtcgcctggccgagtcgcccccgaagtcgtgccgcccctgtgtgaaacgGCTCTAAGAGTCAGAGGGGGCCACAATACATTGCACTATTACAACTGACTCAAGAAACGTTCCTATTATCCCTATAAATCAGTGTGTTCTGTTGCAGATTCAGCCTGCTGCCATGACATGCACAGAAAGAAGCGTATTTAAAAACAGGTACATTTTTGGTAAATGGTTCCACACATATACGACCTACCAAATGACCACATAACGTTAATCTTTGAAGCAGAGTCTGAAGATGAGCACTACTTACAGATGGCGTCAACTGACCAGgtacagtaatgacagcttcaggATCTTTGGCTACCATGGAATCAATAGGTTCTGCCTCCTCTGGTGTGGCCTGAATGCTGTCGGAATTCACATTGGAGGCTTCAGGAGCAGGACAAGACAGGGTATCTTCGGcagaagaagagagaggagactCTGTGCTCTGCGTCTCCTTCTGACTGTCGGCATAGGAACTGGCAGAGCTGTCCTGATACAGAAGGGTCCTCAGTTTCTCATCCAGGGTTTTGATGCGGTTGTCTGCAAAGTCTCGTTTGGGGGGACCTTCTGTGTCAGACTCCTGAACCGAAGCAGAGTTTGCAAGCGAGTCGGGTGTCTGAGCAAATGTAGCTCCATCTGGAGGGGTTCCATTGTCTGACAAAGCAAGGCCGAAGGACAAACCTGTAGCACTTGGGGCAGGTAAGGGGCCAGAAGTGGGATGAGTGTTGGTCTCCACTGTGTACGTCAAGCCATTTATTACTTGTACATCTTGATCGCTGCAGAGCTGTAAGCCCGTCTGCTGACCTTCAGGTAAGACAGCAATATTGCTCCCCGAGACATCGCCCTCTGTCTTGGTGTGTAAGGTTTGTGAGGACGTGCCATTAGCAGGAGAGGGCACAGGAGCCGTGGATGCCATAGGCTTAGTTTCTGTGACAGAAACCTGGCCATCTGCTGAAGTTGGGAGAGCAGAGTGCTCTGCCTGATCGGAGAAGCTGTGCCCTGCCTGATCGGAGAAGCTGTGCCCTGCCTGATCGGAGCAGCTGTGCCCAATGAGAGAAGAATCCCCAGGGAGACCATGGCTATTAGGTTCACCATATAATCCtgtaaagagagaaaaaaaaggatacaATCATAAAATCATTTTCCAAATCCTTATTTATTACAACATCATGCACAGAATAAATGTGTAAACAataatctgagaaaaaaaaaaaaaagcatagatcCAAGCttgtaacttaaccacttaagccccggaccattatgcagccaaatgaccgggccactttttgcaattcggcactgcgacgctttaactgacaattgcgcggtcgtgcgacgtggctgccaaacaaaattgacgtcctttttttccccacagacagagcttccttttggtggtatttgatcacctctgcattattattttttttgcgacgaaggatgagctctggtgtgttcgcatagaacatgtgcagagcctgccaggaagtgtgcacggcacggcgctgcgctaataacagccagggagacatttcacgatccctgcagccgagcatcgagacaatgtctccctggctgtgattagcacacttcctggcgggctctgcacgtgttctatgcgaacacgccagagctcatccttatttgcgatataaacaaaaatagagcgacaattttgaaaaaaatattcaatattttttactttttgctataataaataacccaaaaaatgtttttttatatatatatatttatattaaaaaaaaaaatattttcctcagtttaggccgatacgtattctacctatttttggttaaaagaaagaaaaaaaaatcccaataagcgtttattgatcggtttgcgcaaaagttatagcgtctacaaaattggggatagttatggcattttttattatttttttttttactagtaatggcgtctaTCAGCGATTTTGatagtgactgtgacattatggcggacacatttttgggaccattgtcatttttacagtgatcagtgctataaaaatgcactgattactgtgaaaatgacactggcagtgaaggggttaactaggaggggggcgctgtaggggttaagtgtgccctagtgagtgattcttacgaTAGGGGTGATGGGCTAcacgtgacaagacagtgatcacagcttccaattaaaggaagcggtgatcactcaTCGTCaccaggcagagcggggagatgcttgtttacatcagcacctACCCGTTCTTCCTTACCCTGAGACAATCGCAGGTATCCCCGCGGTAGGGCACACGGCGGCGTGTGCGCATCCACAATGCTGcgctcttaaaggggatgtaaatatacacgtccttctgcctgtccgtgccattctgctgacatatatagtcgcgcgctggtcggcaagcagttaaagtggaataaaactcaggaaaaaaaaatgctattaagAGACCCTattggtctcttctgtcataattTCTgccagtattaaagtggttaaaccctGAACAAccacttttacttacaggtaaac
This sequence is a window from Rana temporaria unplaced genomic scaffold, aRanTem1.1, whole genome shotgun sequence. Protein-coding genes within it:
- the LOC120924236 gene encoding serine/threonine-protein kinase WNK3-like isoform X2 — encoded protein: MASTAPVPSPANGTSSQTLHTKTEGDVSGSNIAVLPEGQQTGLQLCSDQDVQVINGLTYTVETNTHPTSGPLPAPSATGLSFGLALSDNGTPPDGATFAQTPDSLANSASVQESDTEGPPKRDFADNRIKTLDEKLRTLLYQDSSASSYADSQKETQSTESPLSSSAEDTLSCPAPEASNVNSDSIQATPEEAEPIDSMVAKDPEAVITVPGQLTPSESSEEAWHPGSSHACTKRSLGSGAAHLQTGDDDGTRREVSDATQRVVEALAECALSEGTTSGTSAFKRGRFQVCGPNMLTNICLPDQFFAVFFDGQLQWSGDWLIFPAPWHSELLKG
- the LOC120924236 gene encoding serine/threonine-protein kinase WNK3-like isoform X1, which produces MASTAPVPSPANGTSSQTLHTKTEGDVSGSNIAVLPEGQQTGLQLCSDQDVQVINGLTYTVETNTHPTSGPLPAPSATGLSFGLALSDNGTPPDGATFAQTPDSLANSASVQESDTEGPPKRDFADNRIKTLDEKLRTLLYQDSSASSYADSQKETQSTESPLSSSAEDTLSCPAPEASNVNSDSIQATPEEAEPIDSMVAKDPEAVITVPGQLTPSESSEEAWHPGSSHACTKRSLGSGAAHLQTGADDDGTRREVSDATQRVVEALAECALSEGTTSGTSAFKRGRFQVCGPNMLTNICLPDQFFAVFFDGQLQWSGDWLIFPAPWHSELLKG